In a single window of the Terriglobus roseus genome:
- the sucD gene encoding succinate--CoA ligase subunit alpha codes for MAVLVNNDTRLIVQGITGREGTYHAKGCQDYGTKVVGGVTPGKGGTTHEGWPVFNTVEEAVAATGANATMIFVPPPFAADGIMEAVAANLPLVVCITEGIPILDMVKVWSVVKDSKSVLIGPNCPGVISPGMAKIGIMPGRIHMQGKVGIVSRSGTLTYEAVHQLTQRGIGQSTAIGIGGDPIIGTKHIDAIKLLNEDPDTEAIVMIGEIGGTNEEIAAEYIKAHVKKPVVGFIAGQTAPPGRRMGHAGAIISGGEGTAESKMEAMSAAGIHVVKSPADIGEMMAKVLGK; via the coding sequence ATGGCAGTTCTCGTTAATAACGACACGCGGCTCATCGTTCAGGGCATCACCGGCCGCGAAGGTACGTATCACGCCAAGGGTTGCCAGGATTACGGCACCAAGGTTGTCGGCGGCGTAACGCCCGGCAAGGGCGGCACCACGCACGAGGGCTGGCCCGTCTTCAACACGGTCGAAGAGGCAGTTGCCGCAACCGGCGCGAATGCGACCATGATCTTCGTTCCGCCGCCATTCGCTGCGGACGGCATCATGGAAGCCGTTGCTGCGAATCTGCCGCTGGTGGTCTGCATCACCGAAGGCATTCCGATCCTGGACATGGTCAAGGTGTGGTCGGTTGTGAAGGATTCGAAGTCTGTGCTGATTGGACCGAACTGCCCCGGCGTCATCTCGCCCGGCATGGCGAAGATCGGCATCATGCCCGGTCGCATTCACATGCAGGGCAAGGTCGGTATCGTGTCGCGCTCGGGCACGCTGACCTACGAGGCGGTGCACCAGTTGACGCAGCGCGGTATCGGCCAGTCGACCGCCATCGGCATCGGCGGCGATCCCATCATAGGCACCAAGCACATCGATGCGATCAAGCTGCTGAACGAGGATCCTGACACTGAGGCGATCGTCATGATCGGCGAGATCGGCGGCACCAATGAGGAGATCGCGGCGGAGTACATCAAGGCTCACGTGAAGAAGCCGGTAGTTGGCTTCATCGCTGGCCAGACGGCACCTCCGGGTCGCCGCATGGGCCACGCCGGCGCCATCATCAGCGGCGGCGAGGGTACCGCTGAAAGCAAGATGGAAGCTATGAGCGCTGCAGGCATCCACGTCGTCAAGTCTCCGGCTGATATCGGCGAGATGATGGCCAAGGTCCTCGGCAAGTAA
- a CDS encoding class D sortase yields the protein MQSVSPSTTQWISRLCLLAGTVLFGFWCVPTVYGLVFSHVVLSRFQAHHAETTAWAPGRVAAYRNALKVAAPPAEAVLRIPRVGIEVPVMEGTSKLVMNLGAGHIEGTASPGGAGNVALASHRDGYFRHLKDVHVGDRIEVNSTQGNNVYQVDSLQIVSPSDVASLQPTAKPVLTLVTCYPFFYLGPAPQRYIVRASLLSTSQVSTNTAAPHLER from the coding sequence ATGCAGAGTGTTAGCCCATCGACGACGCAGTGGATCAGCCGGCTTTGCCTGCTGGCCGGTACCGTGCTGTTCGGGTTCTGGTGCGTGCCGACGGTCTACGGCTTGGTCTTCTCGCACGTCGTACTGTCGCGTTTTCAGGCACACCACGCTGAGACGACTGCCTGGGCTCCGGGCCGCGTGGCGGCGTATCGCAACGCACTGAAGGTTGCCGCACCACCTGCAGAGGCGGTTCTGCGGATCCCCCGCGTGGGGATCGAAGTGCCGGTCATGGAAGGCACCTCGAAACTGGTGATGAATCTCGGCGCCGGACACATTGAGGGCACAGCCAGTCCGGGTGGTGCAGGGAACGTTGCCCTTGCAAGCCATCGTGATGGCTACTTCCGACACCTGAAAGATGTGCACGTGGGCGACCGCATCGAGGTGAACTCCACACAAGGGAACAACGTCTATCAGGTCGACAGCCTGCAGATCGTTTCGCCGAGCGACGTCGCCTCGTTGCAGCCGACCGCGAAGCCTGTCCTGACCCTGGTCACCTGCTATCCGTTCTTCTACCTCGGGCCGGCCCCGCAACGGTACATCGTGCGTGCGTCCCTGCTCTCGACTTCACAAGTTTCGACCAACACCGCCGCACCCCATCTGGAGAGATAA
- the add gene encoding adenosine deaminase — MKEMAITPREWLRGLPKCELHLHLEGTIVPETLVKLSQRHDDEPLTLEAARALYVYDNFLGFLMAFKAVSERLQTPEDYELITYEMIHRLSEQGVRHAEVYISYGIILRFKTQLTVEDVTAAIERGRVRGEADFGTTVTWLIDAVRHFGVEEAAVVFTKAAELRKIYPSIVGIGIGGDEARGHAQDFKHIYAEAKAAGLHLTAHAGENVSAQSIWAAINIGAERIGHALSAVDDPELLDILSEKQIPLELNVTSNLRTGCCSNMESHPVRHYFERGLMITLNSDDPPMFGADLLDEYETVHREFEFTLEQMREIAGNSVEASFLPPELKLKLLGEVEQYR; from the coding sequence ATGAAGGAAATGGCGATCACGCCGCGCGAATGGCTGCGCGGACTTCCGAAGTGCGAACTGCACCTGCATCTGGAAGGCACCATTGTGCCGGAGACGCTGGTCAAACTCTCCCAGCGGCATGACGATGAGCCGCTGACGCTGGAAGCTGCGCGCGCGCTCTATGTGTACGACAATTTTCTCGGCTTCCTGATGGCATTTAAGGCCGTCAGCGAGCGCCTGCAGACCCCTGAAGACTACGAGCTGATCACTTACGAGATGATCCATCGCCTGAGCGAACAGGGTGTTCGCCACGCGGAGGTTTACATCTCTTATGGCATCATCCTGCGCTTCAAAACGCAGCTCACCGTCGAGGATGTCACTGCTGCCATCGAGCGTGGACGCGTACGCGGCGAAGCCGACTTCGGCACTACGGTTACGTGGCTGATCGATGCCGTGAGGCACTTCGGTGTGGAGGAGGCCGCCGTGGTCTTCACGAAGGCCGCGGAGCTACGAAAGATCTATCCCAGCATCGTCGGCATCGGCATCGGCGGCGACGAAGCGCGCGGACACGCACAGGATTTCAAGCACATCTACGCGGAGGCGAAGGCCGCTGGTCTGCACCTGACCGCGCATGCCGGTGAGAACGTTTCTGCGCAAAGTATCTGGGCTGCCATCAACATTGGCGCGGAACGGATCGGCCATGCGCTGTCCGCGGTCGACGATCCCGAGCTGCTGGACATCCTCTCTGAGAAGCAGATTCCCCTCGAGCTCAATGTCACCAGCAACCTGCGTACCGGCTGCTGTAGCAACATGGAGTCGCACCCGGTACGCCACTACTTCGAACGCGGCCTGATGATCACATTGAACTCGGACGATCCGCCCATGTTCGGCGCAGACCTGCTCGATGAATACGAGACGGTTCATCGTGAGTTTGAATTCACCTTGGAGCAGATGCGTGAGATCGCCGGTAACTCCGTCGAGGCCAGCTTTCTGCCGCCGGAACTCAAGCTGAAACTGCTGGGCGAAGTGGAGCAGTATCGTTAG
- a CDS encoding winged helix-turn-helix transcriptional regulator gives MAWPKSTKTVRIRKGNLYATECPTRTVLDNITSRWGSLVIVLLLEQTYRFSELAYRIGGISEKMLAQTLRLLEEDGFVLREVFPTKPPRVEYSLTPFGRELAEHMKSLTGWVESNVGRVMANREKSRKMSA, from the coding sequence ATGGCGTGGCCTAAGAGCACAAAGACCGTTCGCATTCGCAAAGGGAACCTGTACGCGACGGAGTGTCCGACGCGGACCGTGCTGGACAACATCACGTCGCGATGGGGATCGCTGGTGATCGTTCTTTTGCTGGAGCAGACCTACCGCTTCAGTGAGTTGGCGTATCGCATCGGCGGGATCAGCGAAAAGATGCTGGCACAGACGCTGCGTCTTCTGGAAGAGGATGGCTTCGTGCTGCGAGAGGTTTTTCCGACCAAGCCGCCCCGCGTGGAGTACAGTCTGACCCCGTTCGGCCGAGAACTGGCCGAGCACATGAAGAGTCTGACCGGGTGGGTTGAAAGCAACGTCGGCAGAGTCATGGCGAACCGCGAAAAATCGCGGAAGATGTCGGCCTAA